The proteins below come from a single Halobacillus salinarum genomic window:
- a CDS encoding DUF1450 domain-containing protein, translating to MNDGVVVVEVCDSNLINELDIETIIESEYPDVAVLQNECLSFCGLCALKPYAIVNNQRIFGKTPEEALDKIRAKIEEELAIYAD from the coding sequence ATCAACGATGGGGTAGTTGTAGTAGAAGTTTGTGACAGCAACTTGATAAACGAATTGGATATCGAGACAATTATTGAATCTGAATACCCTGATGTTGCTGTCCTTCAAAACGAATGCCTGTCTTTTTGCGGACTCTGCGCTTTAAAACCGTATGCAATCGTAAATAATCAACGGATATTCGGTAAAACACCGGAAGAAGCGTTAGATAAAATTCGTGCAAAAATTGAAGAGGAATTGGCAATCTATGCAGATTAA
- a CDS encoding VOC family protein, giving the protein MEKKLDHIGIAVRNLEDSIHFYTEVLGGSLIDRYRSEAKGVESEIAIIDIKGERTELLMPTNNTTSPIARFIRQKGKGVHHVAYHVEDLEEALKELESKGIRTLEDTRRVNKHGRRLIYLNPADTEGTIIEYCDYPK; this is encoded by the coding sequence GTGGAAAAGAAATTGGACCACATCGGGATTGCTGTCCGGAACCTGGAAGACAGCATCCATTTCTATACCGAAGTCCTGGGTGGATCATTAATCGACCGATATCGCAGTGAAGCAAAAGGAGTGGAAAGCGAAATCGCGATCATTGATATCAAAGGGGAACGTACAGAACTGTTGATGCCGACCAACAACACCACCTCCCCTATCGCACGTTTTATTAGACAAAAAGGCAAAGGTGTCCATCACGTGGCGTATCACGTTGAAGATTTAGAGGAAGCTTTAAAAGAGCTCGAGAGCAAAGGGATCCGGACACTGGAAGACACACGTCGCGTGAACAAGCATGGAAGACGGCTCATCTATTTAAATCCCGCAGATACTGAAGGTACGATCATCGAATACTGTGATTATCCAAAATAA
- a CDS encoding nucleoside recognition domain-containing protein: MKQLDNLAAEAASLEQDDLRDDIVSNIYQSSRSICQSSITSTKTKISWMDENLDKILTSKTFGFPIMFLMLGVVIYLTIAGANYPGTFIAAAFAKGEEWLSVLFTWAHSPDWLYGLLVEGLYRGTSWVVSVMLPPMAIFFPLFALLENFGYLPRVAFNMDRLFKKSGAHGKQSLTMAMGFGCNAAAVMSTRIVESPRERMLAVLTNNFVPCNGRWPLLILLAGLFMAAGYSGGMQTFITSAVVVGIVLFGVAMTLFVSWGLSKTMLKGVPTHYTLELPPYRKPKIWNTIVRATLDKSWFVLKRAVVIAAPASLFTWILANITVGDASILNHAAGFLDPFAHAIGLDGYILLAFILGLPANEIVLPILLMSYLSTTSMIEVSNLSELKQIFLDHGWTWLTALNMMLFSLLHYPCGTTMINIYKETKSAKWTFTAFALPTAIAIIVTFIIAQVVRGFGLV, encoded by the coding sequence ATGAAACAATTAGATAACCTTGCAGCGGAAGCCGCTTCTTTGGAGCAAGATGATTTACGTGATGATATCGTCTCCAATATTTATCAGTCTTCGCGGAGCATCTGCCAATCTTCGATTACATCAACCAAAACAAAAATATCGTGGATGGATGAAAATTTAGACAAAATCTTAACGTCGAAAACGTTTGGTTTTCCAATTATGTTCTTAATGCTAGGGGTCGTCATTTATTTAACAATTGCCGGTGCCAACTACCCGGGGACATTTATTGCTGCCGCCTTTGCTAAAGGAGAAGAATGGCTGAGCGTATTGTTTACTTGGGCTCATTCTCCTGACTGGCTTTACGGACTGTTGGTGGAAGGCTTGTACAGAGGAACTTCCTGGGTGGTCAGCGTTATGCTTCCGCCGATGGCGATTTTCTTCCCTCTTTTTGCTCTATTAGAGAACTTTGGATATTTGCCAAGAGTTGCGTTCAACATGGATCGCCTGTTTAAAAAATCAGGCGCCCACGGAAAACAATCCTTAACGATGGCCATGGGCTTTGGATGTAATGCGGCAGCTGTAATGTCGACCAGAATTGTTGAATCGCCTCGTGAACGAATGCTTGCGGTACTCACAAATAACTTTGTCCCATGTAATGGGCGCTGGCCATTACTCATTCTATTGGCCGGACTGTTTATGGCCGCCGGATATTCCGGAGGTATGCAGACTTTTATTACTTCAGCTGTAGTCGTAGGAATCGTTTTGTTCGGAGTTGCCATGACTTTATTCGTCTCGTGGGGACTTTCCAAAACAATGCTGAAAGGAGTACCGACCCATTATACGCTTGAGCTTCCTCCTTACCGGAAGCCAAAAATATGGAATACCATCGTTAGAGCCACATTAGACAAATCCTGGTTCGTATTAAAAAGGGCCGTCGTAATCGCAGCCCCCGCTTCGTTATTTACCTGGATTCTTGCCAATATCACCGTAGGAGATGCTAGTATTTTGAACCATGCTGCGGGTTTTCTGGACCCGTTCGCACATGCTATCGGCCTTGATGGTTACATCCTGCTCGCTTTCATTCTCGGCTTGCCGGCAAATGAAATTGTCCTGCCGATTCTGTTAATGAGTTATCTTTCAACTACATCGATGATCGAGGTCAGTAACTTATCTGAGCTTAAGCAGATTTTCCTTGATCACGGATGGACTTGGCTCACAGCATTAAATATGATGCTGTTCTCACTGCTTCATTACCCTTGTGGAACGACAATGATTAATATTTATAAAGAAACGAAAAGTGCAAAATGGACTTTTACAGCCTTTGCCCTTCCTACCGCTATTGCCATCATTGTCACTTTCATCATCGCCCAAGTGGTGAGAGGATTTGGTTTAGTGTAA
- a CDS encoding HD domain-containing protein, whose protein sequence is MLNKAKAFAEKAHRGQTRKNSNTDYIVHPIRVAERLSEAGCSEAVISAGYLHDVVEDTSVNLEDLVREFGQEVARIVSAHTEDKSKSWQERKQHTIDTLRTAPKEVKCLIVADKLDNLLSLEEDLKRIGNDVWENFNAGKDHQRWYYESIAKEMDNNLSEAEIPLFFKEYTRTLYRVFT, encoded by the coding sequence ATGCTTAACAAGGCAAAAGCTTTCGCTGAGAAAGCCCACCGCGGACAAACAAGAAAAAATTCAAATACCGATTATATTGTGCACCCAATCCGTGTTGCAGAACGTCTGTCTGAAGCAGGCTGCAGTGAAGCGGTGATTAGTGCAGGCTATTTGCATGATGTAGTCGAAGATACATCTGTAAATCTTGAAGATCTTGTCAGAGAATTCGGCCAAGAAGTTGCCCGTATAGTGTCAGCACACACTGAAGATAAGTCTAAGTCATGGCAGGAAAGAAAACAGCATACTATTGATACACTGCGTACGGCACCGAAAGAAGTTAAATGTTTAATTGTTGCGGATAAACTGGATAATCTCTTATCACTTGAAGAAGATTTGAAGCGAATCGGAAATGATGTCTGGGAAAACTTTAACGCTGGAAAAGACCATCAAAGATGGTATTACGAGTCGATTGCAAAGGAAATGGACAATAACTTATCCGAAGCAGAAATCCCTCTGTTTTTTAAAGAATATACACGCACGCTTTATCGGGTATTTACGTAA
- a CDS encoding DUF1189 family protein, which produces MGFFDSLWHSLQLPKKKAMFHLNRKGMTSTIGYIFILLCLLFLPDLILTIQHLNEQLETNERGLYMAQVFFFYPMYLISMILVGISILAGGALLLKKFLHRKLIYQQLWKMVVYAATIPLIISSILKHTPVPNWISFLLFISILFFYMYKMIKAYPRAKKAAP; this is translated from the coding sequence ATGGGGTTTTTTGATTCGCTGTGGCATAGTCTGCAGCTTCCAAAAAAGAAAGCAATGTTTCATTTAAACCGAAAGGGAATGACGAGTACCATCGGGTATATCTTTATTTTGCTGTGTCTTCTTTTTTTACCCGACCTCATTTTGACTATACAGCATTTGAATGAGCAGCTTGAGACGAATGAGAGGGGCTTATATATGGCTCAGGTTTTCTTTTTTTACCCCATGTACCTCATCAGCATGATTTTGGTCGGAATATCGATTTTAGCTGGAGGCGCTCTGTTATTAAAAAAATTCCTGCATCGAAAGCTGATCTATCAGCAGCTGTGGAAAATGGTGGTATATGCAGCGACTATTCCTTTAATTATAAGCTCGATCTTAAAACACACACCTGTTCCGAACTGGATAAGCTTTCTCTTGTTCATCTCCATTTTGTTTTTCTATATGTACAAAATGATAAAAGCATACCCGCGTGCAAAGAAAGCTGCACCATAA
- a CDS encoding FeoB small GTPase domain-containing protein, with amino-acid sequence MKHTVALAGNPNTGKSTLFNVLTGMNQHTGNWPGKTVMRAEGSLTTGNHDYHIVDLPGTYSLYSNSEDEEVARDYIIFEKPAITLVVVDATSLERNLNIALQVLEMTSSVIVCVNLIDEARRKGIEIDKNSLSEKLGVPVILMSAREKTGIIQLLKTMDKMIDGKISTSPYQIKYNDELEEKIEALLPKVEELCGDIMPSRWLALRLLDGDTQLIKALKDYMNNTKAPVAVPNKEEGECCHGA; translated from the coding sequence ATGAAACACACAGTAGCACTAGCCGGGAACCCTAACACAGGGAAGAGCACCCTGTTTAACGTATTAACCGGCATGAACCAGCACACAGGAAACTGGCCGGGAAAGACGGTCATGCGCGCGGAAGGCAGCTTGACCACAGGAAATCATGACTACCACATTGTGGATTTACCGGGTACTTATTCGCTTTATTCAAACTCCGAGGATGAAGAAGTAGCCAGAGATTACATCATTTTTGAAAAGCCTGCGATTACTTTAGTTGTCGTTGATGCAACTTCCTTAGAGAGAAACTTAAATATCGCTTTGCAAGTATTGGAGATGACTTCCTCCGTAATTGTTTGTGTCAATCTTATTGATGAAGCAAGACGAAAAGGGATTGAAATTGACAAGAATTCCCTTTCTGAAAAGCTGGGTGTACCTGTCATCCTCATGTCCGCAAGAGAAAAAACCGGCATTATTCAATTATTAAAAACAATGGATAAAATGATTGACGGGAAAATCAGCACTTCCCCTTACCAAATAAAATATAATGACGAGCTGGAAGAAAAAATTGAGGCACTACTTCCTAAAGTAGAGGAGCTTTGCGGCGATATCATGCCAAGCCGCTGGCTGGCTCTAAGGTTACTGGACGGGGACACTCAGTTAATTAAGGCTCTAAAAGATTACATGAACAATACGAAAGCCCCGGTGGCTGTCCCAAATAAAGAAGAAGGAGAATGCTGTCATGGCGCTTGA
- a CDS encoding SAM hydrolase/SAM-dependent halogenase family protein: protein MAKALVMQSDFGISDGAVSAMHGVAHSVEAGLSIFDLTHDIPPFKIWDASYRLWQTMKYWKEGTVFVSVIDPGVGSTRRSLGVKTASGHYIITPDNGSLTHISRTTGIVEAREIDESTNRLPKSGESYTFHGRDIYAYTGARLAAGAISFEQVGPKVDVSSLVELNVKESRIDGSQAEGIIDILDIRFGNLWTNIQREMFKELDISFGDALEVTIRHDGRTVYQNDMTFGRSFADTHMGEPLVYINSLDNLAVAINQGSFANAYGIGTGSNWEITFRKVKD, encoded by the coding sequence ATGGCGAAGGCTTTAGTAATGCAATCAGACTTTGGCATCAGTGACGGAGCTGTAAGCGCGATGCATGGAGTAGCTCATTCTGTTGAAGCAGGGCTTTCCATTTTTGACCTGACTCACGATATTCCTCCTTTTAAAATCTGGGACGCCTCTTACCGGTTATGGCAGACCATGAAGTACTGGAAAGAAGGAACCGTTTTTGTTTCTGTCATTGACCCTGGAGTAGGGTCGACCAGAAGGAGTCTAGGAGTGAAAACCGCATCGGGGCACTACATCATTACTCCTGATAATGGGAGTCTCACCCATATCAGCCGGACAACAGGAATTGTGGAGGCTAGAGAAATTGATGAGTCGACGAACCGCCTGCCAAAATCAGGGGAATCTTATACCTTTCACGGGCGGGATATTTATGCCTATACCGGGGCAAGACTTGCCGCTGGGGCCATTTCCTTTGAACAAGTCGGGCCGAAAGTCGATGTCTCTTCGTTAGTAGAATTGAACGTAAAAGAATCGCGGATAGACGGGAGTCAAGCGGAGGGAATCATTGATATATTGGATATTCGTTTCGGTAATTTATGGACGAACATCCAAAGGGAGATGTTTAAAGAGCTGGATATAAGTTTTGGAGATGCACTTGAAGTCACGATTAGACATGACGGAAGAACGGTTTACCAAAATGATATGACTTTTGGACGTTCCTTTGCGGATACCCATATGGGGGAGCCGCTTGTGTATATTAATTCCCTGGATAACCTGGCTGTTGCGATCAATCAGGGTTCGTTTGCGAATGCTTATGGAATCGGTACCGGCTCGAATTGGGAGATAACCTTTCGCAAGGTTAAGGACTGA
- a CDS encoding MarR family winged helix-turn-helix transcriptional regulator, giving the protein MLENDTKSLIAELELSMRSFIRDYRKELNEVLGDGFTSSEFSFLRAIHENNCQNVTRLATLLNVSNSHATSVMDRLEAKGLLTRTRSEKDRRVVVFMLTEEGEKIFNSLDKRREAYMEERFNKLSHEEIKELIRIFKSL; this is encoded by the coding sequence GTGTTAGAAAACGATACAAAAAGCTTAATCGCTGAACTGGAACTGAGTATGCGTTCCTTTATCAGGGATTATCGAAAAGAATTGAACGAAGTGCTGGGGGATGGTTTTACGAGCAGTGAATTCAGCTTTCTTCGTGCCATTCACGAAAATAACTGTCAAAACGTCACGAGGCTTGCCACCCTCTTAAACGTATCAAACAGCCATGCTACTTCTGTCATGGACCGCCTTGAAGCTAAAGGACTTCTCACCAGGACCCGTTCTGAAAAAGATCGTCGTGTGGTCGTTTTTATGCTTACCGAGGAAGGCGAAAAAATCTTCAACTCCCTCGATAAAAGACGGGAAGCTTATATGGAAGAACGATTTAACAAGCTGTCTCACGAAGAAATCAAGGAACTAATTCGTATTTTTAAAAGTCTTTAA
- a CDS encoding FeoA family protein yields the protein MTSPLPINTFKPGDQMKITSIALKDVMRRRLLDLGFVPGAVIKMVDKSPLGDPVAFQVSHTKIALRTEESSLIFAELLDGEDDEQ from the coding sequence ATGACAAGTCCACTTCCAATCAATACATTTAAACCTGGAGATCAAATGAAAATTACTTCTATAGCATTAAAGGATGTCATGCGCCGCCGCCTGCTTGATTTAGGCTTTGTACCTGGAGCAGTCATTAAAATGGTGGATAAAAGCCCGCTCGGAGATCCGGTAGCTTTTCAGGTCAGCCATACGAAAATTGCCCTGAGAACGGAAGAAAGCTCCCTGATCTTTGCTGAATTACTAGATGGAGAGGATGATGAGCAATGA
- a CDS encoding riboflavin kinase has translation METIQLPSSASKGIEPVIMVIDFFDGFHIGHQHLLEEVKSVTHERERLAVLSIERQSKYGEALTSLKDKEKLFIERGVDRYYYIEVDEKEDMPLQDLITKHLQLFKIKQIYISESFNPSEGGEFSMEKWGKRLHAPIKALPTVTLQGKEVDSESIKPLVKQGRMEAVQAMLGRPYEVSGVVEKGEQLGRKLGFPTLNLGGIDEYIQVKPGVYLGTVEISSGSWYYTLISAGYRPTVQGDSYKVEAYLLDFSGDVYNQEVTVKFLRHLRDEVNFDGMEDLVDQMKQDEHQARTLLGL, from the coding sequence ATGGAAACGATCCAATTGCCGTCGTCTGCTTCAAAGGGCATCGAGCCTGTCATTATGGTTATTGATTTTTTTGATGGCTTTCATATCGGCCACCAGCATTTGCTTGAAGAAGTAAAATCGGTTACCCATGAAAGAGAACGATTAGCTGTTTTAAGCATCGAACGACAATCCAAGTATGGAGAAGCTCTGACATCCCTGAAAGATAAAGAAAAATTGTTTATTGAAAGAGGCGTGGACCGCTATTATTATATCGAAGTTGATGAAAAGGAAGACATGCCTCTCCAGGATTTGATCACAAAACATTTGCAGTTGTTTAAAATCAAACAGATCTATATTTCTGAATCCTTTAACCCTTCTGAAGGCGGAGAATTTAGCATGGAGAAGTGGGGGAAGAGACTGCACGCTCCTATCAAGGCACTGCCAACGGTAACTTTACAAGGAAAAGAAGTAGATTCAGAGTCAATAAAACCACTGGTGAAACAAGGAAGGATGGAAGCGGTCCAAGCTATGCTTGGCCGTCCTTACGAGGTTTCAGGAGTTGTGGAAAAAGGAGAGCAGTTAGGCAGGAAACTAGGGTTCCCAACTCTGAATTTGGGAGGTATTGACGAGTATATTCAGGTGAAGCCTGGCGTTTACCTGGGTACTGTAGAGATCTCGTCAGGGTCCTGGTACTATACACTAATAAGTGCAGGATACCGCCCTACCGTTCAGGGGGACTCTTATAAAGTGGAAGCGTATCTTCTCGACTTTTCCGGGGATGTATATAATCAGGAGGTCACTGTCAAATTTCTCCGTCATTTAAGGGATGAAGTGAATTTTGACGGAATGGAAGACCTTGTCGATCAGATGAAACAGGATGAACATCAGGCTCGTACTTTACTTGGACTTTAG
- a CDS encoding heavy metal translocating P-type ATPase, translated as MKEYKIQGLSCANCAADMERQVRQLTNGGTAELKFNTSKLVVHEDVNLDEVKSILKADGAALVEDDHDHDHSPRVPYMVIVSAILFGCTFFVRDLLPYYAVILLYVSAMLISGYSTFVKGAKNLFRFKFTIETLMTVALIGAVAIGEWREATIVAILFGLNEFLEGMGMEKARHSMEKLLQIAPKQATLLMPDGEHRVVAIDSLKTGDMVLVKAGEKIPSDGVVVSGVSSVNEAAITGESLPVEKFTGDSLFGGSLNNEGTLEVKITKAYKDSSLARILHLVEEAQETKTPTELFINRFSKYYTPFIMLVSIMVMLLPPLLFNGGWEAWLYQGLAVLIVGCPCALILSSPIAIVSGITKNARNGILVKGGSFLELLGKIDTIAFDKTGTLTKGKPSVQMAKSFDDDFYRIAGSIEKNSSHPIARAVMEHESVAAEQLFEASELKAIPGEGIEAVIDGKSYWMGNERLISRLELDDNRKEDIDSLKNGGYTLVITACEDRIMGIFGVADEIREESREMIHELQRAGITQTVMLTGDHKKTAEKIASKVGVSRVYAGLLPEEKVEKINKLSNRSKVAMIGDGINDAPALAAAHLGIAMGKGTDSAIETADIVLMQDHLGKLPASVRIAKKVNRVIKLNLTLALGLKLVALFLTIPGLLTLWIAILADMGATVLVTLLSLSVLVERRKSSERPAANKQAARQLG; from the coding sequence ATGAAGGAATATAAAATTCAGGGGCTGTCCTGCGCCAACTGTGCAGCTGATATGGAAAGACAAGTTAGACAGCTGACCAATGGAGGAACGGCTGAATTAAAGTTTAATACCAGCAAGCTGGTCGTCCATGAAGATGTGAATCTTGATGAAGTGAAGAGTATATTAAAGGCAGATGGAGCGGCTTTAGTGGAAGATGATCACGACCACGATCATTCCCCTCGTGTCCCGTACATGGTAATCGTTTCTGCTATTCTGTTCGGCTGCACATTTTTTGTCCGGGATCTACTCCCATATTATGCGGTCATTCTTTTGTACGTGTCAGCGATGCTGATCAGTGGCTATTCTACATTTGTAAAAGGAGCCAAAAATTTATTCCGGTTTAAGTTCACTATAGAAACTTTAATGACTGTAGCACTCATTGGAGCAGTAGCAATTGGGGAATGGCGGGAAGCAACGATCGTAGCCATTCTGTTCGGCTTGAATGAATTTTTAGAAGGGATGGGAATGGAAAAAGCGAGGCATTCCATGGAAAAGCTTTTGCAAATTGCTCCAAAACAAGCCACTTTGCTCATGCCTGACGGGGAACATAGAGTGGTGGCAATTGATTCATTGAAGACAGGAGACATGGTTCTCGTAAAGGCAGGGGAGAAAATTCCCTCTGATGGGGTAGTGGTCAGTGGAGTCAGTTCCGTGAATGAAGCGGCGATCACAGGAGAATCGCTGCCTGTTGAAAAATTTACTGGCGATTCCCTATTTGGAGGAAGCCTGAATAATGAGGGGACATTGGAAGTCAAAATAACGAAAGCTTATAAGGATTCTTCTTTGGCCAGAATTCTCCACTTAGTGGAGGAAGCTCAAGAGACAAAGACACCAACGGAGTTATTCATCAATCGCTTTTCGAAATACTATACCCCATTCATTATGCTGGTCTCAATTATGGTGATGCTTCTTCCGCCACTTTTGTTTAATGGCGGATGGGAAGCGTGGCTTTATCAAGGCCTCGCAGTTTTAATAGTTGGATGTCCTTGCGCGTTGATTTTATCTTCTCCGATTGCGATTGTATCAGGAATTACAAAAAATGCCCGAAACGGAATACTCGTTAAAGGCGGCTCATTCCTTGAACTCTTAGGAAAAATCGACACCATTGCTTTCGATAAGACTGGGACACTTACCAAGGGAAAGCCGTCTGTACAAATGGCCAAAAGCTTTGATGACGATTTTTACCGAATCGCAGGTTCGATTGAAAAAAATTCCTCTCATCCTATTGCGAGAGCAGTTATGGAGCATGAATCAGTGGCTGCTGAACAGTTATTTGAAGCATCTGAGCTCAAAGCCATACCAGGAGAAGGGATAGAGGCTGTCATTGATGGAAAGTCCTACTGGATGGGGAATGAACGTCTGATTTCTCGTCTAGAGCTTGATGATAACCGCAAGGAGGATATTGATTCGTTAAAAAACGGGGGTTACACACTAGTCATAACCGCCTGTGAGGATAGGATAATGGGAATCTTTGGGGTGGCTGATGAAATCAGGGAAGAAAGCAGAGAGATGATTCATGAGCTTCAAAGAGCTGGGATTACTCAGACAGTCATGCTTACAGGCGATCATAAGAAGACGGCTGAAAAGATAGCTTCCAAAGTAGGCGTGTCCCGCGTTTATGCCGGCTTGTTACCAGAAGAAAAAGTGGAAAAAATAAACAAATTATCGAACCGTTCCAAAGTAGCCATGATCGGGGATGGAATTAATGATGCTCCTGCTCTGGCCGCTGCCCATTTAGGAATCGCGATGGGAAAAGGGACCGACAGCGCAATTGAAACAGCCGATATCGTTTTAATGCAGGATCATTTAGGCAAACTGCCAGCATCGGTTCGAATTGCAAAGAAAGTTAACCGGGTGATTAAACTGAATCTTACACTTGCTCTTGGGCTGAAGCTGGTCGCTTTATTCCTTACAATCCCTGGTCTCTTGACACTGTGGATCGCTATTTTAGCAGATATGGGGGCAACAGTACTCGTCACGTTATTGAGCCTTTCCGTATTGGTCGAGCGCAGAAAATCATCAGAACGTCCAGCAGCAAATAAACAGGCAGCTAGACAACTTGGATAA
- a CDS encoding UDP-N-acetylmuramoyl-L-alanyl-D-glutamate--2,6-diaminopimelate ligase — protein sequence MIIQFDQVKNLVVQQIYGPVSQRVSKLCFHSKRSCAGAVFFSMKGEHADGHHYIDEALDLGASVIVGCEERLMADLHRRFPQRTFICVADVRSAMACVAKHFFEDADESLKTVGVTGTNGKTTVAAYIRSLLTLLGMRTGSIGTTGIWSSKEKLVYKKSTPTTPESLDIYQILWEFRSFGDQAAAMEVTSIGMDQQRVEGIQFDVAVHTNFSEEHLEYHHTMEHYKMSKMRLFEQADTAVVNVDDQGMGKDLLQAFSGPVWTYSIEGHPEADICAEQIQQNENGSVFYLTVLGKSFFVNVPVYGTYNVANVLSAIGAALHLNFSIEDIVDVLPKLESPVGRFQMIQGSDNQKIILDYAHTPVALNRLLEEVKKLNYGRLIVMIAGIGIRDFNKMPKMAAAIEGKADTVIVTVDHPGFHDPQTIVDKVLSGFKEPGAQNIFTSLTRKEGVLRALSLARHNDLILLTSGCINEAQLVRGKEIPHSDEEIIKQFYKSRPQLKSD from the coding sequence ATGATTATTCAATTTGATCAAGTGAAGAATTTAGTCGTTCAGCAAATATATGGACCTGTATCTCAACGTGTCTCTAAGCTATGTTTCCATTCTAAGCGATCTTGTGCTGGTGCTGTTTTTTTTAGTATGAAAGGTGAGCATGCGGATGGCCACCACTATATTGATGAGGCACTTGACCTGGGTGCTTCCGTAATTGTTGGATGTGAGGAACGGTTAATGGCAGACCTGCATAGAAGATTTCCACAACGTACGTTTATTTGCGTGGCAGATGTTCGTTCAGCGATGGCTTGCGTGGCCAAGCACTTTTTTGAAGATGCGGATGAAAGCTTGAAGACGGTAGGGGTAACCGGAACGAATGGAAAGACTACGGTAGCCGCTTATATCCGGTCTCTCTTAACGTTACTTGGTATGCGGACAGGTTCGATTGGGACGACTGGCATATGGTCTTCAAAAGAAAAGCTCGTTTATAAAAAATCGACGCCAACTACCCCTGAATCTTTGGATATTTATCAAATCCTTTGGGAATTTCGCTCTTTTGGGGATCAGGCTGCAGCGATGGAGGTTACGTCTATAGGAATGGATCAGCAGCGAGTGGAAGGGATTCAATTCGATGTGGCTGTCCATACAAATTTCTCAGAAGAACATTTGGAGTACCATCACACGATGGAACATTACAAAATGTCAAAAATGCGGCTGTTTGAACAAGCGGATACCGCTGTGGTCAATGTAGATGATCAAGGGATGGGGAAAGACCTGCTGCAGGCATTTTCGGGACCTGTGTGGACCTACAGCATTGAAGGACACCCAGAAGCAGACATTTGCGCTGAACAGATTCAGCAGAACGAAAATGGATCGGTATTTTATTTAACCGTTCTGGGGAAATCATTTTTTGTCAACGTTCCTGTGTACGGGACGTACAATGTGGCTAATGTGTTGTCTGCAATCGGGGCAGCGTTGCATTTGAATTTTTCTATTGAAGACATCGTTGACGTTCTGCCTAAGCTGGAAAGCCCCGTTGGCCGTTTTCAAATGATTCAAGGATCCGATAATCAAAAGATCATTCTAGATTATGCTCACACCCCTGTAGCTTTAAATCGCTTATTAGAGGAAGTGAAAAAGTTAAATTACGGAAGACTAATCGTCATGATTGCAGGTATTGGGATTCGTGATTTTAATAAAATGCCAAAAATGGCAGCCGCCATTGAAGGGAAAGCGGACACCGTTATTGTTACTGTTGACCATCCCGGGTTCCATGATCCTCAAACCATCGTAGACAAAGTATTGAGCGGATTCAAGGAGCCGGGAGCTCAAAATATATTTACCTCTCTGACACGAAAAGAAGGAGTGCTCCGCGCTCTTTCCCTTGCACGTCATAATGATCTGATCCTGCTTACGAGTGGATGTATCAATGAAGCCCAGCTCGTGAGAGGGAAAGAAATCCCTCATTCTGATGAGGAAATCATTAAGCAATTCTATAAGTCACGTCCTCAGTTAAAATCAGATTAA